A region from the Aegilops tauschii subsp. strangulata cultivar AL8/78 chromosome 5, Aet v6.0, whole genome shotgun sequence genome encodes:
- the LOC109760579 gene encoding uncharacterized protein, whose protein sequence is MAPASPPPPFAGQERGRVKSPPLDTPLVGRAGGAPRQGSSSPRPSHTSRVGSLRSLKNTAPTEATVGTPPELPEELLMTVFGTLEIPDLVRAASVCASWRSAYTALRSLGKHKQAQTPCLLYTSESAGDNVACLYSLVEKRVYRLTLPEPPLRRRFLIGSSLGFVITVDDISEMHLVNPITGQQIALPSVTTMEYVKPIFDDLGAVQEYEYPSRFAGRAFFAPSIVARCNLGEQLQIKAFVFHDTSTGSYIVSLIHEPFNHLSFARVGDDKWTLLPPHHHYQDCTYKDGLLYAVDIKGEIHAFDLSGPDVTMKIIRGVDVDFYPDAIYIVEAPWGGLLLVSRFKEFEHPAEDGDPEIYVPHTTEIKLHRVDGTERLVEIDCLPDHVLFLGHNDPLCLSAKDYPALKGNHAYFTDDDEYNKNRKSSPRDIGVVGLGNNSEVDLVSPLLWSNWPSPVWLTPSLTVMKLPSDDRWLSEWDHVLSRPSPTEATVGTTLLELPEDIMMRVFATLEIPDLVRAGAVCTFWRSAYTALRKLGTHKQPQTPCLLYCSESSSENVACLYSLVEKRVYRLTLLEPPLHSRFLIGSSLGLLVTVDERSEMHLVNPITGQQIALPSVTTMQHVKPICDDSGAVHKYAYSWHTAKQVICTPKIIAPAALREVFHQKAFLFYDTPTGSYVVVLIHMPFGQLSFARVGDDKWTWLPPHTDYFDCTYKDGLLYAVTLMGEIHTFDLSGPAVTMNIIMGVDDDDLEIQGAYILQAPWGGLLLIWRLKVYSGNPDDTSSLTLHTMGIKIHEVDVAAKKLVEIDCLHDHALFLGHNQSLCLSTKECPALKENRVYFTDDNEYITGQKDNRRDIGLLRLENNSWESLVFPQLWSNWPAPVWITPNLTMMKLSLNK, encoded by the exons ATGGCTCCCGCATCACCACCGCCTCCCTTCGCCGGCCAGGAGCGTGGACGGGTCAAATCGCCGCCGCTGGACACGCCGCTCGTGGGACGCGCCGGCGGCGCTCCGCGGCAGGGCTCCTCCTCCCCAAGGCCCAGCCATACTTCTCGCGTCGGCAGCCTCCG TTCACTGAAGAATACAGCACCGACAGAGGCTACGGTGGGCACACCGCCGGAGCTACCGGAGGAACTCCTGATGACCGTCTTCGGCACCCTTGAGATCCCTGACCTTGTACGCGCTGCTTCCGTCTGTGCCTCGTGGCGCTCCGCCTACACCGCCCTGCGCAGCCTCGGCAAGCACAAGCAGGCCCAGACGCCGTGCCTGCTCTACACCTCTGAATCTGCTGGTGACAATGTTGCGTGCCTCTACAGCCTCGTGGAGAAGAGGGTTTACAGGTTGACCCTGCCGGAGCCACCTCTCCGCCGCCGGTTTCTGATTGGGTCCTCGCTCGGCTTCGTGATCACCGTCGATGATATATCTGAAATGCACCTCGTCAATCCCATCACTGGTCAACAGATTGCTCTCCCTTCGGTGACCACCATGGAGTACGTGAAGCCCATCTTTGATGACTTGGGTGCTGTCCAAGAGTACGAATACCCAAGTCGTTTTGCAGGACGAGCTTTCTTCGCGCCATCGATCGTCGCTCGCTGTAACCTGGGAGAACAACTCCAGATCAAGGCGTTTGTGTTTCATGATACATCCACAGGAAGCTACATCGTGTCGCTCATCCACGAGCCATTCAATCACCTCTCGTTTGCAAGAGTAGGGGATGATAAGTGGACCTTGCTGCCACCACACCATCACTATCAGGACTGCACCTACAAGGATGGGTTGTTGTACGCAGTGGATATAAAGGGAGAAATCCATGCCTTCGATCTTAGTGGTCCTGATGTTACAATGAAGATTATTAGGGGGGTTGACGTGGATTTTTATCCCGATGCCATATACATTGTTGAGGCCCCATGGGGTGGTCTGCTGCTCGTTTCAAGATTTAAAGAGTTTGAGCATCCTGCTGAAGATGGTGACCCTGAAATATATGTTCCACATACTACGGAAATCAAATTACACAGAGTTGATGGCACAGAGAGGCTTGTGGAAATCGATTGCTTGCCTGACCATGTGCTGTTTCTTGGGCACAACGATCCACTTTGTCTGAGTGCCAAAGATTACCCTGCTCTCAAGGGAAATCATGCCTACTTTACTGACGATGATGAGTACAATAAAAACCGTAAGAGTAGTCCTCGTGATATTGGAGTAGTTGGCTTGGGCAATAATAGCGAGGTGGACCTTGTGTCTCCTCTGCTTTGGTCCAACTGGCCTTCTCCAGTGTGGCTTACACCCAGCCTTACGGTGATGAAACTGCCATCGGATGACCGTTGGCTCAGTGAATGGGATCATGTACTCTCCAGACCATCACCGACTGAGGCTACGGTAGGCACTACACTCCTGGAGCTACCAGAGGACATCATGATGCGTGTCTTTGCCACCCTTGAGATCCCTGACCTCGTACGTGCTGGTGCTGTCTGCACCTTTTGGCGCTCTGCCTACACCGCCCTGCGCAAACTTGGCACACACAAGCAGCCCCAGACGCCTTGCCTGCTCTACTGCTCTGAATCTTCCAGCGAGAATGTTGCCTGTCTCTACAGCCTTGTGGAGAAGAGGGTTTACAGGCTAACTCTCCTGGAGCCGCCTCTCCACAGTAGGTTTCTGATTGGGTCCTCTCTTGGCTTGCTGGTCACCGTCGACGAGAGATCTGAAATGCACCTTGTCAATCCGATCACTGGTCAACAGATTGCTCTCCCTTCAGTGACCACGATGCAGCACGTGAAGCCCATCTGTGATGACTCGGGTGCAGTCCACAAGTATGCATACTCATGGCACACGGCAAAGCAAGTTATCTGCACTCCAAAGATAATTGCTCCAGCTGCCCTGCGGGAAGTCTTCCACCAGAAGGCTTTTTTGTTTTATGATACACCCACAGGGAGCTACGTAGTGGTGCTCATCCACATGCCGTTTGGTCAGCTATCCTTTGCAAGGGTAGGGGACGATAAGTGGACCTGGCTGCCACCTCACACTGATTATTTTGACTGCACCTACAAGGATGGGCTACTGTATGCAGTGACTCTAATGGGAGAAATCCACACCTTTGATCTTAGTGGGCCTGCTGTTACAATGAACATTATCATGGGTGTGGATGATGACGATTTAGAGATTCAGGGAGCATACATTCTTCAAGCTCCATGGGGTGGTTTGCTGCTTATTTGGAGATTGAAAGTGTATAGTGGTAATCCTGATGATACTTCATCACTTACACTGCACACCATGGGAATTAAAATACATGAGGTTGATGTTGCTGCCAAGAAGCTTGTGGAAATTGATTGCCTGCACGACCATGCGCTGTTTCTTGGTCATAACCAGTCACTCTGTCTCAGCACTAAAGAATGCCCTGCTCTCAAGGAAAATCGTGTCTACTTCACTGACGATAATGAGTACATAACTGGGCAAAAGGATAATCGTCGCGATATAGGACTACTTCGCTTGGAGAATAATAGCTGGGAAAGCCTTGTGTTTCCTCAGCTTTGGTCCAACTGGCCTGCTCCTGTGTGGATTACACCCAATCTTACAATGATGAAACTGTCGTTAAATAAGTAG